From Sphingomonas hengshuiensis, one genomic window encodes:
- a CDS encoding ferredoxin family protein, producing the protein MSATARVEERLFQNRYLVDSGRPHIKIKPHDVPSRALLAMTRLCPVGCYSLSDSGQVEISADGCVECGTCRIVTQSTGELEWNYPRGGFGVLYKFG; encoded by the coding sequence ATGAGCGCGACGGCACGAGTGGAGGAACGGCTGTTCCAGAATCGCTATCTGGTCGATTCGGGGCGACCGCATATCAAGATAAAGCCGCATGACGTGCCCTCGCGCGCGCTGCTCGCGATGACGCGGCTATGCCCGGTGGGCTGCTATAGCCTGTCCGACTCGGGGCAGGTCGAGATCAGCGCGGACGGCTGTGTCGAATGCGGCACGTGCCGTATCGTGACGCAGAGCACTGGCGAGCTTGAATGGAATTATCCGCGCGGCGGGTTCGGCGTGCTGTACAAGTTCGGCTGA
- a CDS encoding FAD-dependent oxidoreductase: protein MIEERFDAIVIGAGPSGNAAAYTLATEGLKVLQIERGEYSGSKNVQGAILYADALEKIIPDFRDDAPLERHVIEQRIWTMDDSSHTGMHYRSDDFNEDRPNRYTILRAQFDKWFSSRVRQAGAILLCETTVTELVKDLQGKVIGVRTDRGGGPILADVVILAEGVNGLVGHRSGLRPEIAPDSVALAVKEMHFLPRETIEARFNITGNEGVVIEAMGTITKGMTGTGFLYTNEESISIGIGCIVSDFAESEVTPFELLEAFKNHPSIKPLLVGSECKEYAAHLIPEGGYKAIPQLVGDGWIVVGDAGQFVNAVHREGSNLAMTTGRIAAETVVSLHRRRIAMTRENLSAYEQGLAKTFVMKDLRKYRGIPALLHANKANFFGLYPQLISQAMQTWFRVDGVDKVSKEKAIFRSFRTGRTLGGLIGDAFRLVRAWR from the coding sequence ATGATCGAGGAACGCTTTGACGCCATCGTGATCGGGGCCGGGCCATCGGGCAATGCGGCGGCCTATACGCTTGCGACCGAGGGGCTGAAGGTGCTCCAGATCGAGCGCGGCGAATATTCGGGGTCGAAGAACGTCCAGGGCGCGATCCTCTATGCCGACGCGCTGGAGAAGATCATCCCCGATTTCCGCGACGACGCCCCGCTGGAGCGGCACGTGATCGAGCAGCGTATCTGGACGATGGACGACAGCTCGCACACGGGGATGCATTACCGGTCGGACGACTTCAACGAGGACCGACCGAACCGCTACACGATCCTGCGCGCGCAGTTCGACAAATGGTTCTCCAGCCGGGTCCGGCAGGCGGGCGCGATCCTGTTGTGCGAAACGACGGTCACCGAACTGGTCAAGGACTTGCAGGGCAAGGTCATCGGCGTGCGCACCGATCGCGGCGGCGGGCCGATCCTGGCCGATGTCGTCATCCTGGCGGAGGGCGTGAACGGGCTGGTCGGGCATCGTTCGGGACTGCGGCCCGAGATTGCGCCCGACAGCGTCGCGCTGGCGGTCAAGGAAATGCACTTCCTCCCGCGCGAAACGATCGAGGCGCGCTTTAACATCACCGGCAACGAAGGCGTGGTGATCGAGGCGATGGGCACGATCACAAAGGGGATGACGGGAACCGGGTTCCTCTACACCAACGAGGAATCGATCTCGATCGGGATCGGCTGCATCGTCTCCGACTTCGCCGAGAGCGAGGTCACGCCGTTCGAACTGCTCGAAGCGTTCAAGAACCATCCGAGCATCAAGCCGCTGCTCGTCGGGTCGGAGTGCAAGGAATATGCGGCGCACCTGATCCCGGAGGGCGGGTACAAGGCGATTCCGCAGCTGGTCGGTGACGGCTGGATCGTGGTCGGCGACGCGGGGCAGTTCGTCAACGCGGTCCACCGCGAGGGATCGAACCTGGCGATGACGACCGGGCGCATCGCGGCGGAAACCGTGGTCTCGCTTCACCGCCGCCGGATCGCGATGACGCGCGAGAATCTGTCCGCCTATGAGCAGGGGCTGGCAAAGACCTTCGTGATGAAGGACCTCAGGAAATATCGCGGCATCCCCGCGCTGCTTCACGCCAACAAGGCCAATTTCTTCGGCCTGTATCCGCAACTGATCAGCCAGGCGATGCAGACCTGGTTCCGCGTCGATGGCGTCGACAAGGTCAGCAAGGAAAAGGCGATTTTCCGCTCGTTCCGCACCGGGCGGACGCTGGGCGGGCTGATCGGCGACGCCTTCCGGCTGGTGCGGGCGTGGCGATGA
- a CDS encoding electron transfer flavoprotein subunit alpha/FixB family protein produces the protein MAAEPTPRPAATGAAGRAGTKKELPEHFRAYKHVWVAVEIEHGQVHSVSFELLGEGRKLADKRGVELAAVVMSDSREALERATAQAFEYGADLVYVVCDPALAHYRNEVSTKALTDLVNTYQPEILLLGATNLGRDLAGSVATTLLTGLTADCTELEIDDEGSLAATRPTFGGSLLCTIFTLNYRPQMATVRPRVLPMPVPQLGRSGRVIEHALGLDEADIVTKIVQFIADRDSDKAQLPYADIVVAGGLGLRTVEAFQLVKKLAAVLGAEYGGSRPLVQKGWIPADRQIGQTGKTIRPRLYIAAGISGAIQHRVGVEGADLIVAINTDPHAPIFDFAHLGIVADAITLLPALTEAFARRLSVNRLAS, from the coding sequence ATGGCCGCCGAACCCACGCCGCGCCCCGCAGCCACCGGCGCCGCCGGCCGCGCAGGCACCAAGAAGGAACTGCCCGAGCATTTCCGGGCGTACAAGCATGTCTGGGTCGCGGTCGAGATCGAGCACGGCCAGGTCCACAGCGTGTCGTTCGAACTGCTCGGCGAGGGGCGCAAACTGGCGGACAAGCGCGGGGTCGAACTCGCTGCGGTCGTGATGAGCGACAGCCGCGAGGCGCTCGAGCGCGCGACGGCCCAGGCGTTCGAATATGGCGCCGACCTTGTCTATGTCGTCTGCGATCCCGCGCTGGCGCATTATCGCAACGAAGTGTCGACCAAGGCGCTGACCGATCTGGTCAACACCTATCAGCCCGAAATCCTCCTGCTCGGCGCGACCAATCTGGGTCGCGACCTGGCGGGGTCGGTCGCGACGACGCTGCTGACCGGGCTGACCGCCGACTGCACCGAGCTGGAAATCGACGACGAGGGATCGCTCGCGGCGACTCGGCCCACCTTTGGCGGGTCGCTGCTCTGCACGATTTTCACGCTCAACTATCGCCCGCAAATGGCGACGGTGCGCCCGCGCGTGCTGCCGATGCCGGTGCCGCAACTCGGGCGCTCGGGCCGCGTGATCGAGCATGCGCTCGGGCTCGACGAAGCCGACATCGTGACCAAGATCGTCCAGTTCATCGCCGACCGCGACAGCGACAAGGCGCAGCTTCCCTATGCCGATATCGTCGTCGCAGGGGGCCTGGGGCTGCGCACGGTCGAAGCGTTCCAGCTCGTCAAGAAGCTCGCGGCGGTGCTCGGCGCCGAATATGGCGGATCGCGCCCGCTGGTGCAGAAGGGCTGGATTCCCGCCGACCGCCAGATCGGCCAGACCGGCAAGACGATCCGCCCCCGGCTGTACATCGCGGCGGGGATTTCGGGCGCGATCCAGCACCGTGTCGGCGTCGAGGGCGCGGACCTGATCGTTGCGATCAACACCGATCCGCACGCCCCGATCTTCGATTTCGCGCATCTCGGCATCGTCGCCGACGCGATCACGCTGTTGCCCGCGCTGACGGAGGCCTTCGCCAGGCGCCTCAGCGTCAACCGGCTGGCGAGCTAG
- a CDS encoding electron transfer flavoprotein subunit beta/FixA family protein produces the protein MHIVVCIKQVPDSAQIRVHPVTNTIMRQGVPTIINPYDLFALEEALRLRDKFGGVVTVLTMGPPTASESLRKTLTFGADRAVLLTDRYFAGSDTLATSFALASALDKIAAEYGKPEIIFTGKQTIDGDTAQVGPGIAKRLRYNQLTYVARIADLDLDAGSITVERRAEGGIQVLRTALPVLVTMLEATNEMRRGSIDNALIAARAEVITWNAASCGIEDLAKCGLRGSPTIVKKIFTPTPRAEKAHLVSAEGTPDANADALLAEIFRRAPGVEADLYDFAAQSQGN, from the coding sequence ATGCATATCGTCGTCTGCATCAAACAGGTTCCCGACAGCGCGCAGATTCGCGTCCATCCCGTGACCAACACGATCATGCGCCAGGGTGTGCCGACGATCATCAATCCCTATGACCTGTTCGCGCTCGAAGAGGCGTTGCGCCTGCGCGACAAGTTCGGCGGCGTCGTCACGGTGCTGACCATGGGCCCGCCCACCGCATCCGAATCGCTGCGCAAGACGCTGACCTTCGGCGCGGATCGCGCGGTGTTGCTCACCGATCGCTATTTCGCGGGGTCGGACACGCTGGCGACCAGCTTCGCGCTGGCCAGCGCGCTGGACAAGATCGCGGCGGAGTATGGCAAGCCCGAGATCATCTTCACCGGCAAGCAGACGATCGACGGCGATACTGCGCAGGTCGGGCCGGGGATCGCCAAGCGGCTGCGCTACAACCAGCTCACCTATGTCGCGCGGATCGCCGATCTCGACCTCGACGCCGGATCGATCACCGTCGAGCGCCGCGCCGAGGGCGGCATCCAGGTGCTGCGCACTGCGCTGCCGGTGCTCGTCACGATGCTGGAGGCGACCAACGAGATGCGGCGCGGATCGATCGACAATGCACTGATCGCCGCGCGCGCCGAGGTCATCACCTGGAACGCCGCCTCCTGCGGGATCGAGGACCTCGCGAAATGCGGGCTGCGCGGGTCGCCGACGATCGTGAAGAAGATCTTCACGCCGACGCCGCGCGCCGAAAAGGCGCATCTCGTCTCCGCCGAGGGGACGCCGGATGCGAATGCCGACGCGCTCCTAGCCGAAATCTTCCGCCGCGCACCGGGCGTAGAGGCCGACCTCTACGACTTCGCGGCCCAGAGCCAGGGGAATTGA
- the nifW gene encoding nitrogenase stabilizing/protective protein NifW — MSVLENLESLSSAEEFFDVLGVPYDPQVVQVARLHIMRRMGQYLRGDGGEAADDAALFALCKAHLEQAYADFVASSPIAERVFKVHQEAIAPKDPPQRPFVPLSALTGE; from the coding sequence ATGAGCGTGCTTGAAAACCTGGAAAGCCTGTCCAGCGCCGAGGAATTCTTCGACGTTCTCGGTGTCCCCTATGACCCGCAGGTCGTTCAGGTTGCGCGGCTGCACATCATGCGGCGCATGGGGCAGTATTTGCGCGGCGACGGCGGGGAAGCGGCTGACGACGCTGCGCTGTTCGCGCTCTGCAAGGCGCATCTCGAACAGGCCTATGCCGATTTCGTCGCGTCGTCGCCGATCGCCGAGCGCGTGTTCAAGGTCCATCAGGAGGCAATCGCGCCCAAGGACCCGCCGCAGCGCCCCTTCGTACCCCTCAGCGCCCTGACCGGGGAGTGA
- the cysE gene encoding serine O-acetyltransferase, producing MRADVGCVGARDPAAGGRLEILLTYPGVHAILWHRVAHRLWQRRARFAARFLSWFARLLTNVDIHPAATIGQRFFIDHGAGVVIGETAEIGDDVTLYHGVTLGGTSWSPGKRHPTIESGVLIGCGAKILGPITVGAGARIGANSVVVDPVPPGMTVIGIPGRVVRDPCERRRIGGRIDLDHHLMPDPVGEALSELLDRIDFLEARLAHRDERQLRQEQRHERA from the coding sequence ATGCGCGCGGACGTCGGCTGTGTCGGCGCGCGCGATCCCGCGGCGGGCGGGCGGCTGGAGATTTTGCTGACCTATCCCGGCGTGCACGCGATCCTGTGGCACCGCGTCGCGCATCGGCTGTGGCAGCGACGGGCGCGGTTCGCGGCGCGGTTCCTGTCGTGGTTCGCGCGGCTGCTCACCAATGTCGATATCCATCCGGCGGCGACGATCGGCCAGCGCTTCTTCATCGATCATGGCGCCGGCGTGGTGATCGGCGAGACGGCGGAGATCGGCGACGACGTGACGCTCTATCACGGCGTCACGCTGGGCGGCACGAGCTGGTCGCCGGGCAAGCGCCACCCGACGATCGAGAGCGGCGTGCTGATCGGGTGCGGCGCCAAGATACTGGGGCCGATCACGGTCGGCGCGGGGGCGCGGATCGGGGCGAACAGCGTCGTCGTCGATCCGGTGCCGCCGGGCATGACGGTGATCGGCATTCCGGGGCGCGTCGTCCGCGATCCGTGCGAGCGGCGGCGGATCGGCGGGCGGATCGACCTCGATCATCACCTGATGCCCGATCCGGTGGGCGAGGCGCTTTCGGAACTGCTCGACCGCATCGATTTCCTCGAGGCCCGGCTCGCGCATCGCGACGAACGGCAATTGCGGCAGGAGCAGCGTCATGAGCGTGCTTGA
- the nifV gene encoding homocitrate synthase → MAHLLPPVIINDSTLRDGEQAPGVAFTDQEKVAIALALEDAGVDEIEAGIPAMGAQEIATLTQIREAVTRADVIAWCRMRRSDVDAALLTGVRRVHLSMPVSDRQIRAKFGTGRLDVLARLADTVGYALDKGLKVSVGGEDSSRADRDFLCRVVVAIEESGAHRFRFADTLGVLDPFMTRDIFARLCAETDIELEFHGHDDLGLATANTLAAIRGGATHASVCVLGLGERAGNAALEEVATALSEMQGRTTHVALAKLTGLAELVAGAAMRPIPEDKSIVGGSVFAHESGIHVSGLLRDSATYEALRPETLGRERKIVLGKHSGSAAVRSMLRSVGFEADHARINAILAQVRARASETKRAVSLAELIDFHGGSAPLAAAAE, encoded by the coding sequence ATGGCCCATCTTCTCCCGCCCGTGATCATCAACGACAGCACGCTGCGCGATGGCGAACAGGCGCCGGGCGTCGCCTTCACCGACCAGGAGAAAGTCGCGATCGCGCTGGCGCTGGAGGATGCCGGGGTCGACGAGATCGAGGCGGGCATCCCGGCGATGGGCGCGCAGGAAATCGCGACGCTGACGCAGATCCGCGAGGCGGTGACGCGCGCCGATGTGATCGCCTGGTGCCGGATGCGGCGCAGCGACGTCGATGCGGCGCTGCTGACCGGGGTACGCCGCGTCCATCTGTCGATGCCGGTGTCGGACCGCCAGATCCGCGCCAAGTTCGGCACGGGCCGCCTCGACGTGCTCGCGCGGCTCGCCGACACGGTCGGCTATGCGCTCGACAAGGGGCTGAAGGTCTCGGTCGGGGGCGAGGACAGCAGCCGTGCCGACAGGGATTTCCTGTGCCGCGTGGTCGTCGCGATCGAGGAATCGGGCGCGCACCGCTTCCGCTTTGCCGACACGCTGGGCGTGCTCGATCCGTTCATGACGCGCGACATCTTTGCGCGGCTGTGCGCCGAGACCGATATCGAGCTGGAGTTCCACGGCCATGACGATCTCGGCCTTGCCACCGCCAATACGCTGGCGGCGATCCGGGGCGGGGCGACGCATGCCAGCGTCTGCGTGCTGGGGCTCGGCGAGCGCGCGGGCAATGCCGCGCTGGAGGAAGTCGCGACGGCGCTGAGCGAGATGCAGGGGCGCACCACCCATGTCGCGCTCGCCAAGCTGACCGGGCTGGCCGAGCTCGTGGCCGGCGCCGCGATGCGCCCGATCCCGGAGGACAAGTCGATCGTCGGCGGCAGCGTGTTCGCGCATGAATCGGGCATCCATGTCTCCGGCCTGCTGCGCGACAGCGCCACCTATGAAGCGCTGCGCCCGGAGACGCTGGGACGCGAGCGCAAGATCGTGCTGGGCAAGCATTCGGGCAGCGCCGCGGTGCGCTCGATGCTGCGCTCGGTGGGGTTCGAAGCCGATCATGCGCGCATCAATGCGATCCTCGCCCAGGTGCGTGCCCGCGCCTCCGAGACCAAGCGGGCGGTGAGCCTTGCCGAACTGATCGATTTCCACGGCGGGTCCGCACCCCTGGCGGCGGCAGCGGAATGA
- the nifS gene encoding cysteine desulfurase NifS: MTSVYLDNNATTRTDPAVVAAMLPYFTEQFGNASSMHAFGAEVGTALAKARKQLQALIGAEFDHEIVYTSGGTESDNAAILSALETQTGRDEIITSAVEHPAILTLVAHLEKSRGIKVHVIGVDARGHLDMEAYRKALGPKTAIVSIMWANNETGTIFPVEQLAELAHEAGALFHTDAVQAVGKIAINLAESEIDMLSLSGHKLHGPKGIGALYVRKGTRFRPIIRGGHQERGRRGGTENAPGIIGLGAAAELAMQHMEDENTRVAALRDRLEKGLLQRIGNSFVTGDPDNRLPNTANIAFEYIEGEAILLLMNRDGIAASSGSACTSGSLEPSHVLRAMNVPYTAAHGAIRFSFSRENGDADVDHVLDAMPPIIERLREMSPFWRERDVRTEAFNPTYA, from the coding sequence ATGACGTCGGTTTACCTCGACAATAATGCGACGACCCGGACCGATCCGGCGGTGGTCGCGGCGATGCTGCCCTATTTCACCGAGCAGTTCGGCAATGCATCGTCGATGCACGCCTTCGGCGCCGAAGTGGGGACCGCGCTGGCCAAGGCGCGCAAACAGTTGCAGGCGCTGATCGGCGCCGAGTTCGACCATGAGATCGTCTATACCTCGGGCGGGACCGAGTCCGACAATGCCGCGATCCTCTCCGCGCTGGAGACCCAGACGGGGCGCGACGAGATCATCACCTCGGCAGTCGAGCATCCCGCGATCCTGACCCTGGTCGCGCATCTGGAAAAGTCGCGCGGGATCAAGGTGCACGTCATCGGCGTCGACGCGCGCGGGCATCTCGACATGGAGGCGTATCGCAAGGCGCTGGGTCCGAAGACCGCGATCGTATCGATCATGTGGGCGAACAACGAGACGGGGACGATCTTCCCGGTCGAGCAGCTCGCCGAGCTGGCGCACGAGGCCGGCGCGCTGTTCCACACCGATGCGGTGCAGGCGGTGGGCAAGATCGCGATCAACCTGGCCGAGTCCGAAATCGACATGCTGTCGCTGTCGGGGCACAAGCTCCACGGGCCGAAGGGGATCGGCGCGCTATATGTGCGCAAGGGCACGCGCTTCCGCCCGATCATCCGCGGCGGGCACCAGGAGCGCGGGCGCCGCGGCGGGACCGAGAATGCGCCCGGGATCATCGGCCTGGGCGCCGCCGCCGAACTGGCGATGCAGCATATGGAGGACGAGAATACCCGCGTCGCCGCGCTGCGCGACCGGCTGGAAAAAGGGTTGCTCCAGCGGATCGGCAACAGCTTCGTGACCGGCGATCCCGACAACCGGCTGCCCAACACCGCCAATATCGCGTTCGAATATATCGAGGGCGAGGCGATCCTGCTGCTGATGAACCGCGACGGCATCGCCGCGTCGTCGGGCTCGGCCTGCACCTCGGGCTCGCTCGAGCCCAGCCATGTGCTGCGCGCGATGAACGTGCCCTACACCGCGGCGCACGGCGCGATCCGCTTTTCGTTCAGCCGTGAGAATGGCGATGCCGACGTCGATCACGTCCTCGACGCGATGCCGCCGATCATCGAGCGGCTGCGCGAGATGTCGCCCTTCTGGCGCGAGCGCGATGTTCGCACCGAAGCCTTCAACCCGACCTATGCCTGA
- the nifU gene encoding Fe-S cluster assembly protein NifU translates to MWEYSEKVKDYFFNPKNSGTMEDASGVGDVGALSCGDALRLMIKVDEPTQRITDAKFQTFGCGSAIASSSALTELIIGKTIDEALVLTNQDIAEFLGGLPPEKMHCSVMGYEALHAAVANYRGETWVDDHEEGALICKCFGIDEGMIERTIRSNDLTSIEEITNYTKAGGGCSTCAESLEGVLERVNGEMVAEGVLAAEAAFSLTSYVRPNKKKIVNLDAKPKAPLTTLQKIKLIEETIQAIRPSLQRDGGDCELIDVDGNRVMVKLTGACVGCHLSAATIEGVQARLVEAVGVPLIVVPVTQYN, encoded by the coding sequence ATGTGGGAATATAGCGAGAAGGTTAAGGACTATTTCTTCAACCCGAAGAATTCGGGGACGATGGAGGACGCGAGCGGAGTCGGCGATGTCGGCGCGCTGTCGTGCGGCGACGCGCTGCGGCTGATGATCAAGGTCGACGAGCCGACCCAGAGGATCACCGACGCCAAGTTCCAGACCTTTGGCTGCGGCTCGGCGATCGCATCGTCCTCGGCGCTGACCGAGCTGATCATCGGCAAGACGATCGACGAGGCGCTGGTGCTCACCAACCAGGACATTGCCGAGTTCCTGGGCGGGCTGCCGCCGGAAAAGATGCACTGCTCGGTGATGGGCTATGAGGCGCTCCACGCCGCCGTCGCCAATTATCGCGGCGAGACCTGGGTCGACGACCATGAGGAAGGCGCGCTGATCTGCAAATGCTTCGGCATCGACGAAGGCATGATCGAGCGCACGATCCGCAGCAACGACCTGACCTCGATCGAGGAAATCACCAATTATACCAAAGCCGGCGGCGGCTGCTCGACCTGCGCGGAATCGCTGGAGGGCGTGCTGGAGCGGGTGAATGGCGAGATGGTCGCCGAAGGCGTGCTCGCGGCGGAGGCGGCGTTCAGCCTCACTTCCTATGTCCGCCCCAACAAGAAGAAGATCGTCAACCTCGACGCGAAGCCCAAGGCGCCGCTGACGACGCTCCAGAAGATCAAGCTGATCGAGGAGACGATTCAGGCGATCCGCCCCAGCCTCCAGCGCGACGGCGGCGATTGCGAGCTGATCGACGTCGACGGCAATCGGGTGATGGTCAAGCTCACCGGCGCCTGTGTCGGCTGCCACCTTTCCGCCGCGACGATCGAGGGCGTTCAGGCGCGGCTGGTCGAGGCCGTGGGCGTGCCGCTGATCGTCGTTCCCGTCACGCAATATAACTGA
- a CDS encoding HesB/IscA family protein, with amino-acid sequence MIRLTSSAVDAVKTAMAKASEVPGGLRIQVETGGCAGYKYKMGLVQAPLAGDEVVTVEDVSLYIDGDSQPLLAGTTIDFVVALEGSGFTFENPNAEQSCSCGKSFG; translated from the coding sequence ATGATCCGCCTGACCAGCAGCGCCGTCGACGCAGTGAAGACCGCGATGGCCAAGGCGAGCGAAGTGCCCGGCGGGTTGCGCATCCAGGTCGAGACCGGCGGGTGCGCGGGGTACAAGTACAAGATGGGCCTGGTCCAGGCTCCGCTGGCGGGGGACGAAGTCGTCACCGTCGAGGACGTGTCGCTTTACATCGATGGCGATAGTCAGCCGCTGCTGGCGGGTACGACGATCGACTTCGTGGTCGCGCTCGAAGGCTCCGGTTTCACCTTCGAAAATCCCAACGCCGAGCAAAGCTGCTCGTGCGGCAAATCATTCGGCTGA
- a CDS encoding Rieske (2Fe-2S) protein: protein MGLYAICELNDIPSMRARGFVLARRHEDGAVRPWLVFVIRWGRNVVGYENRCPHEGVHLDWERGQFLDGNGTRILCGKHGALFDLGTGECVEGPCVGARLTPVALVVDDGDICVSGVVLEEDEEYDSGCGVE from the coding sequence ATGGGGCTATATGCGATCTGCGAACTGAACGACATTCCCAGCATGCGCGCGCGCGGGTTCGTGCTGGCGCGGCGGCACGAGGACGGCGCGGTCCGGCCCTGGCTGGTCTTCGTGATCCGCTGGGGGCGCAATGTCGTCGGCTATGAGAACCGGTGCCCGCACGAGGGCGTGCATCTCGACTGGGAGCGCGGCCAGTTCCTCGACGGCAACGGCACGCGCATCCTGTGCGGCAAGCATGGCGCGCTGTTCGACCTGGGCACCGGCGAATGCGTCGAGGGGCCGTGCGTCGGCGCGCGGCTGACGCCGGTGGCGCTCGTCGTCGACGATGGCGACATCTGTGTGTCAGGCGTCGTGCTGGAGGAAGACGAGGAGTATGACAGCGGCTGCGGGGTGGAGTGA
- a CDS encoding group III truncated hemoglobin: MTTEHREATEADITALVARFYALALEDDLLGPMFRATIPDLEGHLRIVENFWSTHLLGTARYAGSAYPQHVHLKVEPAHFDRWMAAFTRAVDETLPVAAADSAMRRARQMTSAFKAGMLPLPATRHRSAGAAG; this comes from the coding sequence ATGACGACCGAGCACCGCGAGGCCACCGAAGCCGATATCACTGCGCTGGTCGCGCGCTTCTACGCGCTGGCGCTCGAGGATGACCTGCTCGGCCCGATGTTCCGCGCGACGATCCCCGATCTGGAGGGGCATTTGCGCATCGTCGAGAATTTCTGGTCGACGCACTTGCTCGGCACCGCCCGCTATGCCGGGTCGGCCTATCCGCAGCACGTCCATCTGAAAGTCGAGCCTGCGCATTTCGATCGCTGGATGGCGGCGTTCACGCGCGCGGTGGACGAAACCTTGCCCGTGGCCGCCGCCGACAGCGCGATGCGGCGCGCGCGGCAGATGACGTCGGCGTTCAAGGCGGGGATGCTCCCGCTGCCGGCGACGCGGCACCGAAGCGCCGGCGCCGCAGGCTGA
- a CDS encoding nitrogen fixation protein NifQ, translating into MTIPAERLYTHLCWHGTAAGTDLFDLHVAASILAMAAQDAEASGRTLSEACGLGSAELRDLFLLMFPGAAGMLGGLAAAAVVPAADERQLREILFVNSAHASPFERLLAHMIARRSLSPDHLWQDLGFGSRRVLSKLMRRHYPRLAERNAQEMKWKKFFYRMMCAATDYALCVAPVCSECDEFDACFGAEDGPSRLARIGAGPLPLPGEIRA; encoded by the coding sequence GTGACGATACCCGCCGAACGGCTCTACACGCATCTGTGCTGGCACGGGACGGCGGCGGGAACCGATCTGTTCGACCTGCACGTCGCCGCATCGATCCTGGCGATGGCGGCGCAGGACGCGGAGGCGAGCGGGCGGACGCTGTCCGAAGCCTGTGGGCTGGGCAGCGCCGAGTTGCGCGACCTGTTCCTGCTGATGTTTCCGGGCGCCGCCGGCATGCTCGGCGGGCTGGCCGCGGCGGCGGTGGTCCCCGCCGCCGACGAACGCCAGCTCCGCGAGATATTGTTCGTCAACAGCGCGCATGCCAGCCCGTTCGAACGGCTGTTGGCGCATATGATCGCGCGGCGCAGCCTGTCGCCCGACCATCTCTGGCAGGATCTGGGCTTTGGCAGCCGGCGGGTGCTGAGCAAGCTGATGCGCCGCCATTATCCGCGTCTCGCCGAGCGCAACGCGCAGGAAATGAAGTGGAAGAAGTTCTTCTACCGCATGATGTGCGCCGCGACCGATTATGCGCTGTGCGTCGCGCCGGTGTGTAGCGAATGCGACGAGTTCGACGCATGTTTCGGCGCCGAGGACGGCCCGTCGCGGCTCGCCCGGATCGGCGCCGGCCCGCTCCCCCTCCCAGGAGAAATCCGAGCATGA
- the fdxB gene encoding ferredoxin III, nif-specific: protein MTAALTRGGREWTPEYLVSINPDLCIGCGRCFKVCGRDVMTLKGLNEDGEIVALDDDEDDEIEKKVMAMHDEAACIGCGACARVCPTNCQTHARA from the coding sequence GTGACCGCTGCGCTGACGCGCGGCGGCCGCGAATGGACGCCCGAATATCTGGTATCGATCAACCCCGATCTGTGCATCGGCTGCGGGCGCTGCTTCAAAGTGTGCGGGCGCGACGTGATGACGCTGAAGGGGCTCAACGAAGACGGTGAGATCGTCGCGCTCGACGATGACGAGGATGACGAGATCGAGAAGAAGGTCATGGCGATGCACGACGAGGCGGCGTGCATCGGCTGCGGCGCCTGCGCGCGCGTCTGCCCCACCAACTGCCAGACGCACGCGCGCGCGTGA
- a CDS encoding CCE_0567 family metalloprotein, protein MRSSDDIKADLKKLSAKAMQAKMDLHDLSEDLPLGVERVIAVAERVRDAYAALEARRAELKALEAAS, encoded by the coding sequence ATGCGCAGTTCCGACGACATCAAGGCCGATCTGAAGAAGCTTTCGGCCAAGGCGATGCAGGCCAAGATGGACCTGCACGATCTTTCGGAAGATCTCCCGCTCGGCGTCGAGCGGGTGATCGCCGTCGCCGAGCGGGTGCGCGACGCCTATGCCGCGCTGGAGGCGCGGCGCGCGGAGCTCAAGGCACTGGAGGCTGCGTCGTGA